Genomic segment of Mycolicibacterium sarraceniae:
CTGGGTGGACATAGCAGTGCGGTGGAAGACGTTTCCGCGCTGAGCTAGCGACTGCGGTCAGAATCACAGACGTGTGCTCCGCAGGTTGGACTGCCGGTCGCTGAAATTACTGCAGTTCAAGCGAAATGAGACTCTCGTTGCTCGCGATCGGCACGTCGGTACGTAGTTCTAGGACAGATATCTACGGAAAAACATCTTCAGGCCGATGCGGCAAACTCAAGAGCGACCCGCGGTGTACCACCGGGTGACGTCGTATCCGGAGTCGTAGCGCGCAAGCCACTCGGTGGCGAGGACCGGCAGTTTCAGATTGGCGGGGTTGTGACCCGGAACCTGGCTGCGCGCAACGCCGTACGCGGCCGCCAGTTTGTCCCAATGTGGGACGGACGGGTAGATCGTTCCGAACGGCCCGTGGTCGGAGGCGTCCGTTGGCGGTGGCTTGCGCACAAACGGAATCTTTTGTATGAGCTTTGCGTTGGTCCCGCCTGCGCCGAACATCGACCGGGCATCGACCTTTCGATCCTCGAGCGGGACATTCTTGTTGAAACTGTCGGCGGTGGCCATGATCACCGACCCGGCGTGGTTGAACACGGAGGGCGCTATCCGCAGGCGATACCACGGGTTGCCGACAATGTCGTTGTAGATGATGAGTGCCGAACTCCGATGCTCCATCTCCTCGACGAAATGCCAGAGAAACAGCGACGCGACGCGGTCATCACCTGGCGCGAACAAGCTGTCGGCATTGTCGAGCATCATCTTGAACGTTGGCGTGAATGTTGCTTCCAAATCGGCGATGTAGGCCAACCGATACTTCAACGGCGCGGTCGCAGTGAGATGGTCATACGCCCCGACCATCTCGTCGAGGGTCTCTTTGAGTTCCGGGTGGGTTTTTATCAGGCCCTTGGCGTGCTGCCGGTGCGCCATACTGTGCTGGCCCTCTTGGCGCACGAATGCCAGCGCTTCCTCGGCGACATCTGGGTCCTTGATGAGCGGCATCGCCTCGTGTACGGCAGCACCAATCATCTTCTCGATGGCGAGGAAAAAGAAGGACAACGCATTGGACGCGCAGGAGAAGGTCGGATCGGCTGCATTCCACAAGAACGGAACCTCGTAGTCGGCGAACCCGAATCGCAGCTTCCGCACGTGTAGATCCGTCATTGGATGGTGTCTCCCTTTCTGGACCTGGCTACCACACGCTCGGAACGAGGCGATAGCGAACCTTCCGGGTGTACTCGTTATAGCCCGCCAATTCTTCCCTGAGCATTGTCTCCTCGTCACGGATACGCCAGGCGAGAACAGACAGACCCGACACGATGAAAATGAGCGCCCAGTAGGATCCGAGCGCCAACGGCAGGCCGACAAGCATGATCGTGTTCCCGGTGTACATCGGGTGCCGCACAAGCCCATAGAGTCCGTGCGACACGACTTGCTGATCTGACTGCACCTGAACTGTTGTCGACGCGTACCGGTTCTGAACGGCCACCATCACCATCACGCCAAGGCCAACGGCGCACAGGGCGGCGCCGATCCAGCTGACTGCCGTGGGCACCGCTGACCAGCCGAAGCGGTGGTCAAGAGCGCTGACCACGCACATCGCCGCAAGCGACAGGTATAAGACGGCCATTACGAATCTCTGCACCGATCGGCCCTCGGCGACCGGTCCGCTGCGCATCCGGCGTTCCAGGACATCGGGATTGGTGAGCTGTAGGTAGACGCTGGGGAGCACCGCCGACACAGTGAACACCGACAGAAATACCCAGGCTTGCCAATAGTGGAACGTGCCCGCCGGCGCAAACAGCAGGATGCCGATAGCGACAACCTGGAAAAGCCCAGTCATCACTACAGCTGGTATCGCTCGCACTACGCCGACATTTCGCTGTTGGAAGGTGCCAACTTCTCGCACAGCAGCTCGGATAGCCCGCGGACTGTGCCGACGGCGAGGTCGCTGGATGTCAGGCGCACTCCGGTTTCAGCGTCGATGCGGGTCCGCAGCTCCAACGCGCCGAGTGAGTCGACGCCGTACTCGGACAGCGGCCGGTCGGGGTCGACGCTGCGGCGCAGGATCAGACCCACCTGATCGGAGATCAGCCGCCGCAGTCGGGTGGGCCACTCTTCCCGCGGCAGCTCACTGAGCTCGGCGCGCAGTCTGCTTGTGCCCGTTGCGCTTTCCCCGACGGCGTTGAACGCCTCAGCGAATGGACTGCGCTGGGCGAAGGCCGTCAGCCACGGCGTGCCGATAATCGGTGCATACCCGGTGTACCCGCGGTCGTACCGCAGCAGCACGTCGAGCGCGTACGCGCCTTCGTCGGGAGCGATGGCGGCACCGGCATTCTCGGTGAAGTCCGTCGCGCGCCCGATCTGGCCCCACGCGCCCCAGGCGATCGCGGTAGCGGGCAAGCCCTGGGCCCGCCGCCAGTGGGTGAAGGCATCCAGCCAACTGTTGGCGGCGGCGTAGGCACCCTGCCCAGGTGACCCCACCAATGTGGCTGCCGAGGAGAACGAGCAGAACCAGTCCAGCGGCTGATCGGCGGTCGCGCCGTGCAGATTCCACGCACCCTGAACCTTTGGCGCCCAGTCGCGCTCGATAAGCTCATCGGTGACGTTGGCCAGCGTGGCATCCTCGACAACTGCTGCGGCGTGCAGCACACCACGTACCGACAGGCCGGTGACGGTCGCGGCCTCCACCATCTTCTGCGCGGTGACCGGATCAGCGATGTCGCCGCAGTGCACCACGACCTCAGCGCCCATCGCGCGGATCAGTTCGATCGTCTCCAGCGCCTTGAGCGTCGGCTGCGACCGGGAGGTCAGCACAATGCGCCCGGCGCCGGCGCTGGCCATCTTCTCAGCGAGGAACAAGCCAAGGCCGCCCAGACCGCCGGTCACCAGATAGGCGCCGTCGCGGCGGAATGACTTGGCCTGCTCGGGCGGCACCACCACCCTGCTGGTGCCGGTACGCGGGACCTCGAGCAGCAGCTTGCCGGTGTGTTGGGCTGCACTCATCACCCGAATCGCGGTGGCGGCGTCGGCCAACGGGTATTCGGTGTGCCGCGCGGGCGGCAAATCACCATCTGCCACTCGCTGATATACCGTGCGCAGCAGCTCGCCGACCTGTTGGGGGTGGCTGAGCGACATCAACGCCAGGTCGAGGTAATAGAACGTGAGGTTCCGCCGGAACGGGAACATCCCGAGCCGGGTATTGCCGTACACGTCGCGCTTCCCGATTTCGACGAACCGTCCACCGATGGCCAGCAGCTCGAACCCCGCCCGTTGGGCGGCGCCAGTCAGGGAGTTGAGCACGATATCGACGCCGTAGCCATCGGTGTCATGCCTTATCTGCTCGGCGAAGTCGGTGCTGCGCGAGTCGTAGACATGCTTGATTCCCATGTCGCGCAGCATTTGTCGGCGCTCTTCGCTACCCGCGGTCGCGAAGATCTCGGCACCAACGGCGCGCGCGACTCCGATCGCAGCCTGGCCTACGCCACCGGTCGCGGAATGAATCAGCACCCGGTCGCCAGCGGCGATACCAGCCTGATCATGTAGGCCGTACCACGCGGTTGCCGTCGCCGTAGCCGTCGCGACCGCGTGGTGGTCAGTCAGGACGTCCGGCAAGGAGACGGCCAATCGGGCGTCACAGCTGACGAACGTGCCCCAGCAGCCGTTGGCGGAGAACCCGCCGACGCGGTCACCGATGCGGTGGCTGGTGACATCGGGGCCGACCGCGGTGACCACCCCGGCGAAGTCCATTCCCAGCTGGGGCAGGCCGCCGTCGATGGCCGGGAACAGCCCCATCGCGACGAGCACGTCGGCGAAGTTGATGCTGGACACGTTGACGGCGACCTCGATCTGTCCCGGTCCGGGTGAAACCCGTTCGCAGGACACCAGTTCCAGGGTCTGCAGGTCGCCGGGGGTGCGGATCTGCAGTCGCATCTTCTCGAAGCCGTTGTCGGTGAGCGCGGTGTGGCGTTCGTCGGCCCGCAGCGGGCCGGGACGCATGCGAGCGGTGTACCACGTGCCGTCCCGCCAGGCGGTCTCGTCCTCCTCGGACTCACAGAGCAGGTGCCGGGCCAGTTGCTCGGCGTCGGTGTTGTCATCAACATCGATCTGGGCGGTGCGCAGATGCGGATTTTCGGCGGCGATCACCCGGACCAGGCCCCGTAGTCCGCCTTGCTCCAGGTTGGCCACGTCGCTGGCCTGCACGGTCTGGGCGCCGCGAGTCACCACATACAGGTGCGGCAGGTGTCCGGACGTCCGAGCCAACTCGCGGGCGATGCGGGTCAGGTGCTGCACGTACTCGCGACCAAGCAGTGGCGACTGGTCCTCAGCATTGCCGGTCTTGGGTCCGGTGAGGATCACCGCGCCGGTGATTTGATTGGATCGCAGCTGCTCGGCAAGTTGTTCTCCGGTGGACGAGTGATCGGCGTTCGGCGGCCAGCACATCGTGCTGCATTGCGCGCCCTGACTTTTCAGCGTGTCGGTCAACGCGCTGCCGAGCAGGTCGGCGGTGCCCGTGGTGCTGACCAGCAGCCACGTTCCCGGGTCGGCGTGGGGTGCCTCCGGCAGCTCCCGCTGCTGCCACTCGACGGTCAGCAGTCGCTCGTTCAGGACCCGCTCCTGCTGAGCCTCCTCGGATTCCCCGGTGCCGCAGCGCAACCCATGCACGCTCAGCAGGACGGCACCGTGCTGGTCGAGTACGTCGAGGTCGGCGACGAGCCCGGATGCGTCGACTCCGGTGACGCGGGCGTAGCAGTAGTGGGCGGTGCGGGCGGACCCGTAGGAGCGCACCCGCGCGGCGCCCAGCGGCAACCCCAGAGCACCCTCGCTGAGCGCCTGGATCTGCGGGCTGCCCGCGACGGCCTGGAAGCAGGCGTCCAGCAGTGCCGGGTGTACGCCGTAGGAACCTTCCTGCGTGCGAATCTGGCGGGGCAGCGCGACCTCGGCCAGCACCGTGCGGGCATCGTCGCCGGTATGAATGGCTCCGAGGCCGGCGAATGCCGCACCGTACTGGATGCCGCGCTCATCGAGACCCTTGCGCACGTCGGCGCCGTCGATGCGATCCGGATGGGCCGCAAGCAATGTCGCGATGTCGTACGCGGCGGGCTGCTCACCATCGGCGGCGTGCAGGACCGCGCTGGCCTGCCGTGTTTGTCGGCCACCCTCGTCGGATTCCACGATGAACTCGACAACGCCAGGGGACGACAACGATGCCGAGGCACCGACGGTGGTGTGCTCGTCGAGCAGCAGGGCCTGTTCAAATTGGATGTCGCGGACCTCGGCTGTCTCGCCCAGCACTGTCCGAGCGGCGGCCAATGCCATCTCGCAGTAGGCCGCGCCGGGCAGCACCGGCACGTTGCGAACCGTGTGCTCGGCCAGCCAGGGCTGCGCGGCGGTGCCGACCTCGGCCTGCCACACGTGGCGCTCTGGCTCCTCTTGCAAGCGCACGTGCGGACCGAGCAGCGGATGTACCGCGACGGTGTATCCGTGTGCCGGGGATTCGGTGCCGCTGTGCTCCAACCACAGTCGCTGGTGGGTCCAGGTGGGCAGCGGCGCATCCACCAGTCGCCCTTGCGGATAGGGCACGGCGAAGTCGATCGCGGCGCCCGCGCTGTGCAGGTCGGCCAACAGGCCGGACAGACCGCTGGGGAGTTCCTGGCCGCGGCGGATCGCTGCCAACGCAGCCAGCGGCACGTCCAGGTTGTCGGCGTTCTGCTCCACGGCGTGGGTCAGCAGTGGATGCGGCGCCAATTCGGCGAAGACTCGGAAACCGTCTTCGAGAGCGGCCCGCACAGCGGCGGCGAAGCGCACCGTGTTGCGCAGATTGCGAACCCAATACTTGTTGTCGCACAACGGTTCTTCGCGCGGATCGAACCCGGTCGCCGAGTAGAACGGGACCGTCGGAGTCATGGGTTTGAGGTCCGCGAGGACGTCGGCGAGCTCAGTGAGGATCGGGTCGACCTGAGGCGAATGTGACGCGACGTCGACGGCGACCTGGCGGGCCATCACGTCGCGCTCTTCCCAGGCTGCGATCAATTCCTGGACGGTCTCGGTGGCACCACCGATCACCGTGGACTGCGGCGAAGCGACGACGGCCACCACGACGTCTTTGATGCCGCGCATCGTCAGCTCCGAAAGTACTTGTTTGGCCGGCAATTCGACCGATCCCATGGCGCCCGAGCCCGCGATGCCCGCCATCAGCCGGGACCGGCGGCAGATGACGCGCACGCCGTCTTCGAGGGTCAGCGCGCCGGCGACGACCGCGGCTGCTGTCTCACCCATCGAATGCCCGATCACTGCGCCGGGTCGCGCCCCGTGGGCTGCCATCGCCGCCGCCAACGCGACCTGCATGGCGAAGATGGTCGGCTGGACCCGGTCGATTCCGGTCACTACATCGGGTGCCGACATCGCCTCGGTCACCGAGAAGCCGGACTCGTGGGCGATCAGCGGCTCGAGTTCGGCGATCTTGGCGGCGAAAACCGGTTCGGTTGCCAGCAGTTCGGCACCCATCTGGGCCCATTGCGAACCCTGCCCGGAGAACACCCACACCGGGCCGCGGTCATCGCGCCCGACGGCCCCCTGGTAGAACGCATCGCCATCGGCAACCTCCCGGAGCGCTGCCGCGAGTCCGGACCGGTCGCTCGCCGATACGGCGGTGCGGACCGGTCGATGCGCCCGCCGGCGGGCCAGAGTGTAGGCAAGATCGGGTAATTCGACGTCTTCGTGCGACTGCACCCAGTCGGCCAGCCGGCCGGCACTGCGGCGCAATTCCTCGGCCGAGGTGGAGGACAGCGGGAACAACAGTGATGTTCCGGCAGTCGGGGCTGGTCTTCCGACGGTGCCTGCGGTTTGGGGTGCCTGCTCCAGGATTGCGTGGACGTTGGTTCCGGACACCCCATATGAGGAGACGGCTGCTCGGCACGGTGCCGTGGCATCCGTGGGCCATTCGGTGGTCTCTTGTGGCACAAAGAGATTCGTGGAGATGCGGGCCATCTGATCGGGCAGGCGGGTGAAATGGAGATTCCGCGGAATCGCGCGGTGCTGCAGCGCGAGAACCGTCTTGATGAACCCGAGGGCGCCGGACGCGGACTGTGCATGGCCGAAGTTCGTCTTCACCGACCCGAGCGCGCACGGGCCGTCGACGCCGTAAACCTCGCTGAGGCTGGTGTATTCGATGGGATCACCCACCGGGGTGCCGGGGCCGTGTGCCTCTATCATGCCGACACTTCCGGCATCGACGCCAGCGGCGGCTAGCGCTGCGCGATAGACCGCTGTCTGTGCGCTCACCGACGGTGTCGAGATGTTGACGGTGTGGCCGTCCTGGTTGGCGGCGGTACCGCGCACGACCGCCAGGATGCGGTCGCCGTCGCGCACTGCGTCGGGCAGGCGCTTGAGC
This window contains:
- a CDS encoding metal-dependent hydrolase; translated protein: MTDLHVRKLRFGFADYEVPFLWNAADPTFSCASNALSFFFLAIEKMIGAAVHEAMPLIKDPDVAEEALAFVRQEGQHSMAHRQHAKGLIKTHPELKETLDEMVGAYDHLTATAPLKYRLAYIADLEATFTPTFKMMLDNADSLFAPGDDRVASLFLWHFVEEMEHRSSALIIYNDIVGNPWYRLRIAPSVFNHAGSVIMATADSFNKNVPLEDRKVDARSMFGAGGTNAKLIQKIPFVRKPPPTDASDHGPFGTIYPSVPHWDKLAAAYGVARSQVPGHNPANLKLPVLATEWLARYDSGYDVTRWYTAGRS
- a CDS encoding methyltransferase family protein; translated protein: MTGLFQVVAIGILLFAPAGTFHYWQAWVFLSVFTVSAVLPSVYLQLTNPDVLERRMRSGPVAEGRSVQRFVMAVLYLSLAAMCVVSALDHRFGWSAVPTAVSWIGAALCAVGLGVMVMVAVQNRYASTTVQVQSDQQVVSHGLYGLVRHPMYTGNTIMLVGLPLALGSYWALIFIVSGLSVLAWRIRDEETMLREELAGYNEYTRKVRYRLVPSVW
- the pks2 gene encoding sulfolipid-1 biosynthesis phthioceranic/hydroxyphthioceranic acid synthase — protein: MVSFGAIDDRADRSGSVDPSIPMNARTTVPVAVIGMACRLPGGITSPEQLWDALVRGDDLVTEVPRDRWDNDEYYDPDAGVPGRTTSKWGAFIDDVTGFDPEFFGLSEREAAALDPQHRLLLETSWEAMEHAGLPPEAVQDSLTGVFTGLTHYDYQMVSTDSDAMEGPYGFSGNTFSMASGRIAYTLGLHGPAMAVDTACSSGLLAVHMACRSLNEGESDLALAGGAYVMLDPRKYVAGTAAGHLSPTGRCQAFDVAADGYVSGEACVMVLLKRLPDAVRDGDRILAVVRGTAANQDGHTVNISTPSVSAQTAVYRAALAAAGVDAGSVGMIEAHGPGTPVGDPIEYTSLSEVYGVDGPCALGSVKTNFGHAQSASGALGFIKTVLALQHRAIPRNLHFTRLPDQMARISTNLFVPQETTEWPTDATAPCRAAVSSYGVSGTNVHAILEQAPQTAGTVGRPAPTAGTSLLFPLSSTSAEELRRSAGRLADWVQSHEDVELPDLAYTLARRRAHRPVRTAVSASDRSGLAAALREVADGDAFYQGAVGRDDRGPVWVFSGQGSQWAQMGAELLATEPVFAAKIAELEPLIAHESGFSVTEAMSAPDVVTGIDRVQPTIFAMQVALAAAMAAHGARPGAVIGHSMGETAAAVVAGALTLEDGVRVICRRSRLMAGIAGSGAMGSVELPAKQVLSELTMRGIKDVVVAVVASPQSTVIGGATETVQELIAAWEERDVMARQVAVDVASHSPQVDPILTELADVLADLKPMTPTVPFYSATGFDPREEPLCDNKYWVRNLRNTVRFAAAVRAALEDGFRVFAELAPHPLLTHAVEQNADNLDVPLAALAAIRRGQELPSGLSGLLADLHSAGAAIDFAVPYPQGRLVDAPLPTWTHQRLWLEHSGTESPAHGYTVAVHPLLGPHVRLQEEPERHVWQAEVGTAAQPWLAEHTVRNVPVLPGAAYCEMALAAARTVLGETAEVRDIQFEQALLLDEHTTVGASASLSSPGVVEFIVESDEGGRQTRQASAVLHAADGEQPAAYDIATLLAAHPDRIDGADVRKGLDERGIQYGAAFAGLGAIHTGDDARTVLAEVALPRQIRTQEGSYGVHPALLDACFQAVAGSPQIQALSEGALGLPLGAARVRSYGSARTAHYCYARVTGVDASGLVADLDVLDQHGAVLLSVHGLRCGTGESEEAQQERVLNERLLTVEWQQRELPEAPHADPGTWLLVSTTGTADLLGSALTDTLKSQGAQCSTMCWPPNADHSSTGEQLAEQLRSNQITGAVILTGPKTGNAEDQSPLLGREYVQHLTRIARELARTSGHLPHLYVVTRGAQTVQASDVANLEQGGLRGLVRVIAAENPHLRTAQIDVDDNTDAEQLARHLLCESEEDETAWRDGTWYTARMRPGPLRADERHTALTDNGFEKMRLQIRTPGDLQTLELVSCERVSPGPGQIEVAVNVSSINFADVLVAMGLFPAIDGGLPQLGMDFAGVVTAVGPDVTSHRIGDRVGGFSANGCWGTFVSCDARLAVSLPDVLTDHHAVATATATATAWYGLHDQAGIAAGDRVLIHSATGGVGQAAIGVARAVGAEIFATAGSEERRQMLRDMGIKHVYDSRSTDFAEQIRHDTDGYGVDIVLNSLTGAAQRAGFELLAIGGRFVEIGKRDVYGNTRLGMFPFRRNLTFYYLDLALMSLSHPQQVGELLRTVYQRVADGDLPPARHTEYPLADAATAIRVMSAAQHTGKLLLEVPRTGTSRVVVPPEQAKSFRRDGAYLVTGGLGGLGLFLAEKMASAGAGRIVLTSRSQPTLKALETIELIRAMGAEVVVHCGDIADPVTAQKMVEAATVTGLSVRGVLHAAAVVEDATLANVTDELIERDWAPKVQGAWNLHGATADQPLDWFCSFSSAATLVGSPGQGAYAAANSWLDAFTHWRRAQGLPATAIAWGAWGQIGRATDFTENAGAAIAPDEGAYALDVLLRYDRGYTGYAPIIGTPWLTAFAQRSPFAEAFNAVGESATGTSRLRAELSELPREEWPTRLRRLISDQVGLILRRSVDPDRPLSEYGVDSLGALELRTRIDAETGVRLTSSDLAVGTVRGLSELLCEKLAPSNSEMSA